TCGGCCGCGAGCTCCACGAACGGCACGGCCTGACCGCGCTCGAGGTCACCGACGAAGTCTTCGAGTCCGCTCACTCGGTCGTCTTCGACGAGGCCGAGAACCGTATGCACACGGTCAAGGCCGTCCTCGTCGCGACCATGGCCCGGGCCGGACAGCCGCACCGGGGATAGGGGATAGGGGCGGCGCGCGGGTGCCGAATCTGGCAGCCGGGGCATGGCAGGCGTCCGGTTGTGCACCTTCACCGCCCGCTCGGACGGTGCCGGCCGGGACCTCGCCCACCTCCCGCGCCGGTCCGTCCGGCCGGGTCGGCGGCCTCGAAGGGCCGGGATCACGCCTGGGCGGGAGCCCCGAGCAGCCTGAACCAGACCGCCTTGCCGCGCGCGGTCGGGCGGTGCCCGCACGCCGCGCTCAGCGTGCGCACCAGCAGCAGCCCGCGGCCGTTCTCCTGCCATGGGTCGGGCATCCGGTGCGGCGGCGGACCCGCCAGATCGCCGGGCGGCGACGGGTCGGGGTCGTGCACCTCGACCCGGCAGCCCTCCGGCAGCAGCTCCACCGCCAGCTCGATCGGGGTGGCGCCGTCGGTGTGCTCCACGGCATTGGCGACCAGCTCCGCGGTGAGCAGCTCCGCCGTGTCGCAGTCGGCGCCCTTGTCCACGTCCGCCAGCGCCGTACGCACCAGGGCGCGCGCGATCGGCACCGCCGCGGTGGTGTGCGGCAGCGCGATCCGCCAGAGGCCGGTGGCCTCGGCGGCAGGAGCGGTTCCGGGGGAGTGGGGCAAGGGTCTGGTTTCCGATCACGCCGCGCATGCGGCCGGTACTGCGTCTGGTGCCGGCCCCACCTTACGAGATGTACCCGGCGGGGCCGGAAGCGGCCGTCCGGTCCGGTCGCAGCCCCCGGCCGGGCCGGGGCAGGGCCTCCACCCGGCCGAGACACCCTCACCCGACCGAGACACTCCCACCCGGCCGAGACACCCTGACGTCCTATCGCGTTCTCGTGACGGAGGTCACGGAAGAGTGATAAGTTGGAGTGGCAGGCAGACGTGGGACGAGACCCGCCCCACCGAAGGAGGCCACACGTCCATGAGCCCCTTTCCCAGCTCCGCACCGCGCACCGAGCAGTGGCGCCACATCCGCCTGACCAGGCACGACGGCGTCGCCACCGTCACCCTCGACCGCCCCGGGAAACTCAACGCGCTCACCTTCGGCGCCTACGCCGACCTGCGCGACCTGCTCGCCGAGCTGTCCCGGGAGCGCTCCGTGCGCGCCCTCGTGCTCGCCGGTGAGGGCCGCGGCTTCTGCTCCGGCGGCGACGTCGACGACATCATCGGCGCCACCCTCGCCATGGACACCGCCCAGCTCCTCGACTTCAACCGGATGACCGGCCAGGTCGTACGCGCCCTGCGGGAATGCCCCTTCCCCGTGATCGCCGCCGTCCACGGCGTCGCCGCCGGGGCCGGGGCCGTCATCGCCCTCGCCGCCGACTTCCGCGTCGCGGATCCCACCGCCCGGTTCTCCTTCCTCTTCACCAAGGTCGGGCTGTCGGGCGGCGACATGGGCGCCGCCTATCTGCTGCCCCGGGTCGTCGGCCTCGGCCACGCCACCAGGCTGCTGATGCTCGGCGAACCCGTCGGCGCCGCCGAGGCCGAGCGCATCGGGCTCATCAGCGAACTGACCGAGGAAGGCCAGGCCCAGAAGGCCGCCGCGGACCTCGCCCGCCGCCTCGCCGACGGTCCCGCCCTCGCCCACGCCCAGACCAAGGCGCTGCTCACGGCGGAGCTCGACATGCCGCTCGCCGCCTCCGTCGAACTCGACGCCGCCACCCAGGCCCTGCTGATGAACGGCGAGGACTACGCCGAGTTCCACGCGGCCTTCACCGAGAAGCGCCCCCCGAACTGGCAGGGACGATGACCCCGGCCCGCACCCCGGACACCCCGGCCCGCACCCCGGACACCCCGCCCCGCACCCCGGACACCCCGGCCCGCACCCCGGACACCCCGCCCCGCACCCCGGACACCCCGCCCCGCACCCCGGACACCCCGGCCCGTACCGGCGCCACCGCCCCCGGAACCCCGCCGTCCGCCGCCGCCACCACCACCCCCGCCAGCCCCGGCGCCCCGCGCACCACCCCGCGCCCCGGCACGCCGCCACGCCGGAGCGCCCCGCTGCGTGTCGCCGTCATCGGCGGTGGCCCCGGCGGCCTCTACGCGGCCGTACTCCTCAAACGCCTCGACCCCGCACGCGACATCACCGTCTGGGAACGCAACGCCCCCGACGACACCTTCGGCTTCGGCGTGGTCCTCTCCGACGAGACCCTCGGCGGCATCGAGCACGCCGACCCCGCCGTCCACCGGGCACTCCAGCGTGCGTTCGTCCGCTGGGACGACATCGACATCGTCCGCGGCGGACACACCCTCACCTCCGGCGGGCACGGATTCGCCGCGCTCGGCCGCCGCACCCTGCTGCGCATCCTCCACGACCGCTGCGAGGAACTCGGGGTACGCGTCCACTTCCGCACCCCGGCCCCCACCGCGGCCGAACTCGCCGGCCGCCACGACCTCGTCATCGCCGCCGACGGCGTCAACAGCAGCACCCGCACCGCGCACGCCGGCGTCTTCCGCCCCCGCGTCACCACCCACCGCTGCCGCTACATCTGGCTCGCCGCCGACTTCGCCTTCGACGCCTTCCGCTTCGAGATCGCCGAGACCGAACACGGCGTCATGCAACTCCACGGCTATCCCTTCGAACGCCCGGCACCCGGCCCCCACCCACCGGCCGGGCACTCCGGCGAGCCCGGCGAGACCGGCGCCTCCACCGTCATCGTCGAGATGCGCGAAGAGGTCTGGCGCGCCGCCGGCCTCGACGCTTGCGACGAACAGCAGTCCGCGGAACGCTGCGCCAAGATCTTCGCCGAGGCCCTCGGCGGCCGCCCCCTCCGGGGGAACAACTCCGCCTGGACCGCCTTCCGCACCGTCGTCAACGAACGCTGGTCCCACGGCAGCACCGTCCTCCTCGGCGACGCCGCGCACACCGCCCACTTCTCCATCGGCTCCGGCACCAAACTCGCCGTCGAGGACGCCCTCGCCCTCGCCGCCTGCGTCGAGGAGCACCCCACCCTCCCCGAGGCCCTCACCGCGTACGAGGCCGAACGCCGCCCCGTCGTCGAATCCACCCAGCGCGCCGCCGCCGCCAGCCTCCGCTGGTTCGAGGACCTCCCCACCTACCTCGGCCAGCCACCCCGGCAGTTCGCCTTCAACCTCCTCACCCGCAGCCGGCGCGTCACCCACGACAACCTCAGGCTGCGCGACCCCGCGTTCACCCGCGCCGTCGAGGACGACTTCGGGTGCCCGCCCGGCACCCCGCCCATGTTCACGCCCCTGCGGCTGCGCGGACTCACCCTGCGCAACCGCGTCGTCGTCTCACCCATGGACATGTACTCCGCCACCGACGGTGACCCCGGCGACTTCCACCTGGTCCACCTCGGCGCCCGCGCCCTCGGCGGAGCCGGACTCGTCATGACCGAGATGGTCTGCGTCAGCGCCCAGGGCCGCATCACCCCCGGCTGCACCGGCCTCTACACCGACGCCCACACCGCCGCCTGGCGCCGCGTCACCGACTTCGTCCACGGCCAGGCCCCCGGCACCGCCATCGGCGTCCAGATCGGCCACTCCGGCCGCAAGGGATCCACCCGGCTCATGTGGGAAGGCATCGACCAGCCCCTGCCCGACGGCAACTGGCCCCTCGTCGCCGCCTCACCCCTGCCGTACCGGCCCGGTGTCAACCAGACGCCCCACCAGCTCGACCGCGCCGGACTCACCCTCGTCCGCGACCAGTTCGCCGCCGCCGCCCGGCGTGCCGCGGACAGCGGGTTCGACCTGCTCGAACTCCACTGCGCCCACGGCTACCTCCTCTCCGGCTTCCTCTCCCCGCTCACCAACCACCGCACCGACGCCTACGGAGGCAGCCTCGCCAACCGCCTCCGCTACCCCCTCGAGGTCTTCGACGCCGTCCGGGCGGTCTGGCCCGACGACCGGCCCATGACCGTGCGGATCTCCGCGACCGACTGGGCCGCCGGCGGCACCACGGCCGACGACGCCGTCGAGATCGCCCGCGCCTTCGCCGCCCACGGCGCCGACGCCATCGACGTCTCCACCGGCCAGGTCGTGCCCGATGAACGCCCCGAGTACGGCCGCTCCTACCAGACCCCCTACGCCGACCGCATCCGCAACGCCCTCCGGGTGCCGGTCATCGCCGTCGGCGCGATCTCCTCCTGGGACGACGTCAACTCCCTCCTCCTCGCCGGGCGTACCGACCTGTGCGCCCTGGCCAGGCCCCACCTCTACGACCCCCACTGGACGCTGCACGCCGCCGCCGAGCAGAACTACGCGGGCCCCGCCGCGCCCTGGCCCGCGCCGTACCGCGCCGGCAGCCGCACTCCCCCCACCGGCCGCACCGACGCCCCCAAGCCGCGCCTCACCCTCACCGGTACACCGCGGCCGTGACATACCGGCCCCGGGCCCGGTACCCCGCGGCCGTGACATACCGGGCCCGGCCCCGGGACACCGCGGCCGTGACCCACCGGGTCGGGGCGCGAAGGAGACCGGCGGCCGTACCCGCCGCTCAGCCGGCGCCGGGCCGGACGTACCCCGCCCCAGCGTCCCGCAGCCGCTCGTGCAACCCCGAGAACACCGCAGCGGAACGCCCACCCGGCCAGTCGGCCGGCAGCAGCTCCGCGGGCAGGCCCGGATCCGCGTACGGCAGCCGCCGCCACGAGTCCAGCGCCAGGAGGTAGTCCCGGTACGCCTCCTCGGCCGGCGTCGCCCCACGCGCCTGCCACGCCCGCAGCACCGGGCCGTGCGCGTCCAGGAACTCCTCGTGCTGCTTGGCCACCCCCGCCAGGTCCCACCAGCGCCCCACCGCCTCGGCCGTCGCCGCGAAGCCCAGATGCTCGCCCCGGAACAGATCCACGTAGGGGTCCAGCTGCAGCCGCCGCAGCGTGTGACGGGTCTCCTCGTAGAAGCGCGCCGGCGCGATCCACACCCCCGGCGCCGCCGTGCCGAAGCCCAGCCTGCCGAGACGCGACCGCAGCAGATGCCGCTTGTGCCGCTCCGCCTCCGGCACCGAGAACACCGCCAGCACCCATCCGTCCGACAGCAGCGCCGCGCGGCGGCCGAAGATCCGCTCGTCGCCGTCGTCCAGCAGCTGCCGGGCATCGGCCGACAGGGCGTAGCCCGCCGCCCCGGCCGCCGTCCGCTGCGCGACGAGCAGCCCCCGCCGTTTCAGCCGCGACACCGAGGAGCGCACCGAAGGGGCGTCCACCCCCAGCGCGCCCAGCAGCCGGATCAGCTCGGCCACCGCGAACGGCCCCGCCGTCTCGCGTCCGTACGCGCCGTACAGGGTGACGATCAGGGAACGGGGAGTGTGCTGCTCGGCCACGTGATCACTCTAAGGGCTGTCCCGCAACCGGAACCGCTGCAGCTTCCCCGTCGGCGTGCGCGGCAACGCGTCCATGAAGACGATCGCCCGCGGGCACTTGTACGGCACCAGGCGCGTCTTCACGAACTCCCGCAGCGACTCGGCGGCCGCCTCGCCCCGCTCGGCGCCCTCCCGCAGCACCACGTACGCCGCCACGATCTGGCCCCGCAGCTCGTCGGCACGGCCGACCACCGCCGCCTCCCGCACGTCCGGATGGGCCAGCAGGGCGTCCTCCACCTCCGGTCCCGCGATGTTGTAGCCCGCCGAAATGATCATGTCGTCGGCCCGGGCCACATAGCGGAACCACCCGTCCGGCTCCCGCACGTAGGTGTCGCCCGTGAGGTTCCAGCCGTCGCGCACGTACACACCCTGCCGCGGATCCGACAGATAGCGGCAGCCCACCGGCCCCCGCACCGCCAGCAGCCCCGGCTCGCCGTCCGGCACCGGCTCCCCGGAACCGCCGTCCACCACCCGGGCCTCCCAGCCCGGGACCGGGACGCCGGTCGTCCCCGGCCGGATGTCCCCGTCCGCCGCCGAGATGAAGATGTGCAGCAGCTCGGTCGCCCCGATGCCGTTGATGATCCGCAGCCCCGTCCGCTCCCGCCACGCCTCCCAGGTCGCGGCCGGCAGGTTCTCCCCGGCCGACACGCAGCGCCGCAGCGAGGAGACGTCGTGACCGCCGACACCGTCCAGCATCACCCGGTACGCCGTCGGCGCGGTGAACAGCACCGACACCCGGTGCTCCGCTATCGCCGGCAGCAACTGCCCCGGTCCCGCCTGCTCCAGCAGCAGCGCCGACGCCCCGGCCCGCAGCGGGAACACCACCAGGCCGCCCAGGCCGAAGGTGAAGCCGAGCGGCGGGCTGCCCGCGAACACGTCGTCCGGCGTCGGCCGGAGCACCCGCGCCGAGAACGTGTCGGCCACCGCCAGTACGTCCCGGTGGAAGTGCATGCACCCCTTCGGCCGGCCCGTCGTCCCGCTGGTGAACGCGATCAGCGCCACGTCGTCCGCCGCCGTCTCCACCGCCCGGTACACGGCCGGCTTGCCCTCCGCCAGCCGCAGCAGATCGCCGGGACCGTCCCCGCCGAACGCCGTGACCCGCAGCCCCGGCACCTCCGCCTTCACCAGATCGTCCACGGAGCGGATGTCGCACAGCGCATGCGTCACCTGGGCGATGTCGCACATGACCGCGAGTTCCCGGGCCC
The Streptomyces tirandamycinicus DNA segment above includes these coding regions:
- a CDS encoding ATP-binding protein, whose translation is MPHSPGTAPAAEATGLWRIALPHTTAAVPIARALVRTALADVDKGADCDTAELLTAELVANAVEHTDGATPIELAVELLPEGCRVEVHDPDPSPPGDLAGPPPHRMPDPWQENGRGLLLVRTLSAACGHRPTARGKAVWFRLLGAPAQA
- a CDS encoding enoyl-CoA hydratase family protein, coding for MSPFPSSAPRTEQWRHIRLTRHDGVATVTLDRPGKLNALTFGAYADLRDLLAELSRERSVRALVLAGEGRGFCSGGDVDDIIGATLAMDTAQLLDFNRMTGQVVRALRECPFPVIAAVHGVAAGAGAVIALAADFRVADPTARFSFLFTKVGLSGGDMGAAYLLPRVVGLGHATRLLMLGEPVGAAEAERIGLISELTEEGQAQKAAADLARRLADGPALAHAQTKALLTAELDMPLAASVELDAATQALLMNGEDYAEFHAAFTEKRPPNWQGR
- a CDS encoding bifunctional salicylyl-CoA 5-hydroxylase/oxidoreductase; the protein is MTPARTPDTPARTPDTPPRTPDTPARTPDTPPRTPDTPPRTPDTPARTGATAPGTPPSAAATTTPASPGAPRTTPRPGTPPRRSAPLRVAVIGGGPGGLYAAVLLKRLDPARDITVWERNAPDDTFGFGVVLSDETLGGIEHADPAVHRALQRAFVRWDDIDIVRGGHTLTSGGHGFAALGRRTLLRILHDRCEELGVRVHFRTPAPTAAELAGRHDLVIAADGVNSSTRTAHAGVFRPRVTTHRCRYIWLAADFAFDAFRFEIAETEHGVMQLHGYPFERPAPGPHPPAGHSGEPGETGASTVIVEMREEVWRAAGLDACDEQQSAERCAKIFAEALGGRPLRGNNSAWTAFRTVVNERWSHGSTVLLGDAAHTAHFSIGSGTKLAVEDALALAACVEEHPTLPEALTAYEAERRPVVESTQRAAAASLRWFEDLPTYLGQPPRQFAFNLLTRSRRVTHDNLRLRDPAFTRAVEDDFGCPPGTPPMFTPLRLRGLTLRNRVVVSPMDMYSATDGDPGDFHLVHLGARALGGAGLVMTEMVCVSAQGRITPGCTGLYTDAHTAAWRRVTDFVHGQAPGTAIGVQIGHSGRKGSTRLMWEGIDQPLPDGNWPLVAASPLPYRPGVNQTPHQLDRAGLTLVRDQFAAAARRAADSGFDLLELHCAHGYLLSGFLSPLTNHRTDAYGGSLANRLRYPLEVFDAVRAVWPDDRPMTVRISATDWAAGGTTADDAVEIARAFAAHGADAIDVSTGQVVPDERPEYGRSYQTPYADRIRNALRVPVIAVGAISSWDDVNSLLLAGRTDLCALARPHLYDPHWTLHAAAEQNYAGPAAPWPAPYRAGSRTPPTGRTDAPKPRLTLTGTPRP
- a CDS encoding PaaX family transcriptional regulator; its protein translation is MAEQHTPRSLIVTLYGAYGRETAGPFAVAELIRLLGALGVDAPSVRSSVSRLKRRGLLVAQRTAAGAAGYALSADARQLLDDGDERIFGRRAALLSDGWVLAVFSVPEAERHKRHLLRSRLGRLGFGTAAPGVWIAPARFYEETRHTLRRLQLDPYVDLFRGEHLGFAATAEAVGRWWDLAGVAKQHEEFLDAHGPVLRAWQARGATPAEEAYRDYLLALDSWRRLPYADPGLPAELLPADWPGGRSAAVFSGLHERLRDAGAGYVRPGAG
- a CDS encoding AMP-binding protein gives rise to the protein MVLTPSAGPELTPSAHHDTFARDRLPPPGQWPRLLFELPELRYPQRLNCGAELLDATIERHGGGRAAFRDGKGAVWTYAELRERVDRIAHVLTGELGVVPGNRVLLRGPTTPWLAACWLAVMKAGAVAVTVLAQQRARELAVMCDIAQVTHALCDIRSVDDLVKAEVPGLRVTAFGGDGPGDLLRLAEGKPAVYRAVETAADDVALIAFTSGTTGRPKGCMHFHRDVLAVADTFSARVLRPTPDDVFAGSPPLGFTFGLGGLVVFPLRAGASALLLEQAGPGQLLPAIAEHRVSVLFTAPTAYRVMLDGVGGHDVSSLRRCVSAGENLPAATWEAWRERTGLRIINGIGATELLHIFISAADGDIRPGTTGVPVPGWEARVVDGGSGEPVPDGEPGLLAVRGPVGCRYLSDPRQGVYVRDGWNLTGDTYVREPDGWFRYVARADDMIISAGYNIAGPEVEDALLAHPDVREAAVVGRADELRGQIVAAYVVLREGAERGEAAAESLREFVKTRLVPYKCPRAIVFMDALPRTPTGKLQRFRLRDSP